The following are from one region of the Streptomyces changanensis genome:
- a CDS encoding polyprenyl synthetase family protein, whose product MVDASDAVGAAAAAGVLARCRALVRPALADAVGGLHPWTGEMAAFSLGWSDVAGTPDPGASEGKGVRQALAVLGAEAAGADGRVAVAGAVAVELVHAFSLLHDDIMDGDAMRRQRETVWKAYGTGPAVLAGDALFALAVQSLAEAPGEHTGAAVRRLCDTLTDLVRGQAEDLCFEDRPWTGPGAVRPDEYRAMAEHKTGALLGCAAALGALLGGAPEATVTALDRAGRHLGVAFQAVDDLLGIWGDPAVTGKPVHGDLRRRKKTYPVLSALTAGGPAARELAALLETPGAAGDGPDAAGTHGDGTAARAAELVDRAGGRTATLEEARHHLAAARACLHDAPLTPGAAGDLDALVAFLLHRAV is encoded by the coding sequence ATGGTGGACGCTTCCGACGCGGTGGGCGCTGCGGCTGCGGCGGGGGTCCTGGCGCGCTGCCGTGCGCTGGTGCGGCCCGCCCTGGCCGACGCCGTGGGGGGACTCCACCCCTGGACCGGGGAGATGGCCGCGTTCTCGCTCGGGTGGAGCGATGTCGCCGGCACGCCCGACCCGGGGGCGTCGGAGGGCAAGGGCGTACGGCAGGCCCTCGCCGTGCTGGGGGCGGAGGCCGCCGGCGCCGACGGGCGCGTCGCGGTGGCCGGCGCGGTCGCGGTGGAGCTCGTGCACGCGTTCTCGCTGCTGCACGACGACATCATGGACGGCGACGCGATGCGCCGGCAGCGCGAGACGGTGTGGAAGGCGTACGGCACCGGGCCCGCCGTCCTCGCCGGCGACGCCCTGTTCGCGCTCGCCGTGCAGTCCCTCGCCGAGGCCCCCGGCGAGCACACCGGCGCCGCGGTGCGCCGTCTGTGCGACACCCTCACCGACCTGGTGCGCGGCCAGGCGGAGGACCTGTGCTTCGAGGACCGGCCCTGGACCGGGCCGGGCGCGGTGCGGCCCGACGAGTACCGCGCCATGGCCGAGCACAAGACCGGCGCCCTCCTCGGCTGCGCCGCCGCGCTGGGCGCGCTCCTGGGCGGGGCGCCCGAGGCGACCGTCACCGCGCTGGACCGGGCCGGGCGGCACCTGGGCGTGGCGTTCCAGGCGGTCGACGACCTGCTGGGGATCTGGGGCGACCCCGCCGTGACGGGCAAGCCGGTCCACGGCGACCTGCGGCGGCGCAAGAAGACGTACCCGGTGCTCTCCGCGCTCACCGCCGGGGGCCCCGCCGCCCGCGAACTGGCCGCGCTCCTGGAGACCCCGGGCGCCGCCGGCGACGGCCCGGACGCGGCCGGTACGCACGGGGACGGCACCGCCGCGCGCGCCGCGGAGCTGGTGGACCGGGCCGGTGGGCGTACCGCGACGCTGGAGGAGGCCCGGCATCACCTCGCCGCGGCCCGCGCCTGTCTGCACGACGCGCCCCTCACCCCGGGCGCCGCCGGTGACCTCGACGCTCTGGTGGCCTTCCTCCTGCACCGCGCGGTGTGA
- a CDS encoding SCO5918 family protein, producing the protein MRCVIASFPFDFVPSEVQTLMAGVTPEPAVGPCAVIGDHTYPVKQVGEVITRQDRRDFTAAEVTRALRRLGFTCVTAPTPSADPLG; encoded by the coding sequence ATGCGCTGTGTGATCGCCAGCTTCCCCTTCGACTTCGTCCCAAGCGAGGTGCAGACGCTGATGGCCGGCGTCACGCCCGAGCCCGCCGTGGGGCCCTGCGCGGTCATCGGCGACCACACCTACCCGGTCAAGCAGGTCGGTGAGGTGATCACCCGGCAGGACCGGCGCGACTTCACCGCCGCCGAGGTGACCCGGGCCCTGCGACGCCTCGGCTTCACCTGCGTCACCGCCCCGACGCCCTCCGCCGACCCGCTGGGCTGA
- a CDS encoding DEAD/DEAH box helicase, which yields MARTPRSRGNHSGTRQAAPAPAGRVRNDRTDNSPKGAKSARTRGGNRSTPPPPGDFAMPVTHTPSLPPVESFADLGLPAPLLRALEAEGVTAPFPIQAATLPNSLAGRDVLGRGRTGSGKTLAFGLAVLGRLAGTRAEPRRPSALVLVPTRELAQQVTDALAPYARALGLRQATVVGGVSIGRQTAALRGGTDVLVATPGRLKDLVTRGDCQLDDVSVTVLDEADQMTDMGFLPQITGLIDQTRPDGQRLLFSATLDRNVDALVRRYLTDPVVHSVDPSAGVVTSMEHHVLHVHDTDKNATATEIAARDGRVIMFLDTKHGVDRFTKHLLKSGVRASALHGGKSQPQRTRTLAQFKEGHVSVLVATNVAARGIHVDDLDLVVNVDPPGDHKDYLHRGGRTARAGESGSVVTLVLPHQRRDVDRLMVHAGIKPRTTSVRSGEAELTRITGARTPSGIPVVVTVPTPAPATAAKPAAAGRGRRGGARRGRRPARGAASTQR from the coding sequence ATGGCCCGTACTCCCCGCTCCCGGGGCAATCACTCGGGAACCCGCCAGGCTGCCCCGGCACCCGCCGGACGCGTGCGGAATGACCGGACGGACAACAGTCCGAAGGGCGCGAAAAGCGCGCGGACGCGGGGCGGCAACCGCTCCACCCCGCCACCGCCCGGCGATTTCGCCATGCCCGTCACCCACACGCCGTCGCTGCCGCCCGTCGAGTCCTTCGCCGACCTCGGCCTGCCCGCGCCGCTGCTGCGGGCGCTCGAAGCCGAAGGCGTGACCGCGCCGTTCCCCATCCAGGCGGCGACCCTCCCCAACTCCCTGGCGGGCCGCGACGTCCTCGGCCGCGGCCGCACCGGCTCCGGCAAGACCCTCGCCTTCGGGCTCGCCGTGCTCGGCCGGCTCGCCGGGACCCGCGCCGAGCCCCGCCGGCCGTCGGCGCTGGTCCTCGTCCCCACGCGGGAACTCGCCCAGCAGGTGACCGACGCGCTCGCCCCGTACGCCCGCGCGCTCGGCCTGCGCCAGGCGACCGTCGTCGGCGGCGTGTCGATCGGCCGCCAGACCGCCGCCCTGCGCGGTGGCACGGACGTCCTCGTCGCCACCCCCGGCCGCCTCAAGGACCTCGTCACGCGCGGCGACTGCCAGCTGGACGACGTCAGCGTCACCGTCCTCGACGAGGCCGACCAGATGACGGACATGGGCTTCCTGCCGCAGATCACCGGCCTGATCGACCAGACCCGGCCCGACGGGCAGCGGCTGCTCTTCTCCGCCACCCTCGACCGCAACGTCGACGCCCTCGTGCGGCGCTACCTCACCGACCCGGTCGTCCACTCCGTGGACCCGTCGGCGGGTGTGGTCACCTCGATGGAGCACCACGTCCTGCACGTCCACGACACCGACAAGAACGCGACGGCGACCGAGATCGCCGCCCGTGACGGTCGCGTGATCATGTTCCTGGACACCAAGCACGGCGTCGACCGGTTCACCAAGCACCTCCTCAAGAGCGGCGTGCGGGCCTCCGCGCTGCACGGCGGCAAGAGCCAGCCGCAGCGCACCAGGACCCTCGCCCAGTTCAAGGAGGGCCACGTCTCGGTGCTGGTCGCGACGAACGTCGCCGCCCGCGGCATCCACGTCGACGACCTCGACCTCGTCGTGAACGTCGACCCGCCCGGCGACCACAAGGACTACCTGCACCGCGGCGGCCGCACCGCCCGCGCCGGCGAGTCGGGCAGCGTCGTCACGCTGGTCCTCCCGCACCAGCGGCGCGACGTCGACCGCCTGATGGTGCACGCCGGCATCAAGCCGCGCACCACCTCCGTCCGCTCCGGGGAGGCCGAGCTGACCCGCATCACCGGCGCCCGTACGCCGTCCGGCATACCGGTCGTCGTCACGGTCCCCACTCCCGCACCTGCCACGGCGGCGAAGCCCGCCGCCGCCGGCCGCGGACGACGCGGCGGGGCACGGCGGGGCCGCCGCCCGGCGCGTGGCGCAGCGAGCACCCAGCGGTGA
- a CDS encoding PH domain-containing protein: protein MALFGNAHTVDPASAQQEYARLFGPDERVYAAFLLIRDTILFTDRRLIMVDKQGITGKKVEYHSIPYRSITHFAVETAGTFDLDAELKIWISGSPTPVQKTFTKGVDIYEVQAILTQFVAR, encoded by the coding sequence ATGGCACTGTTCGGCAACGCGCACACCGTCGACCCGGCGAGCGCCCAGCAGGAGTACGCGCGGCTCTTCGGCCCCGACGAGCGGGTGTACGCCGCGTTCCTGCTGATCCGGGACACGATCCTGTTCACCGACCGCCGACTGATCATGGTCGACAAGCAGGGCATCACCGGCAAGAAGGTCGAGTACCACTCGATCCCCTACCGCAGCATCACGCACTTCGCGGTCGAGACGGCCGGGACCTTCGACCTCGACGCCGAGCTGAAGATCTGGATCTCCGGCAGCCCCACGCCGGTCCAGAAGACCTTCACCAAGGGTGTCGACATCTACGAGGTGCAGGCCATCCTCACGCAGTTCGTGGCCCGTTAG
- a CDS encoding tetratricopeptide repeat protein: MGADRRGAGAAGRPRGKAFAPEYQGALGSLSVNSSLTDVLEKGVRELRAAEAAGELREVARCGLAVAEACRRLGRIDEADGAWKASYRAAREAGDLGAMAWAMWSGGTLARQRGALALAYRLLRLAAELGERGGDVVVRGYSLAGLAETGRIQGDYQAVGELHEQLLAEARRRGEARHTVWALEGIAQMHRNTGSYDRALELFEEAAETAGRADDRRGRAWALRGIADVVSVRDGDVERALALLSEAEVACREMELSSALAYNHKMRGNVLYRAGRYAEARDRYAGALEEFRAMDEPRGTALSRLGLAKALARLGRDTAETAAELAELRDTLNRIGLRHARDMVEKAAAELGAGPLPSGEEEAPR, encoded by the coding sequence GTGGGGGCGGACCGGCGCGGAGCGGGGGCGGCCGGGCGGCCGCGGGGGAAGGCGTTCGCGCCCGAGTACCAGGGGGCGCTCGGGTCGCTGTCGGTGAACTCCTCGCTCACCGACGTCCTGGAGAAGGGCGTGCGGGAGCTCCGCGCCGCCGAGGCGGCCGGCGAACTGCGCGAGGTGGCGCGGTGCGGGCTCGCGGTGGCGGAGGCGTGCCGGCGGCTCGGGCGGATCGATGAGGCCGACGGGGCGTGGAAGGCCTCCTACCGGGCCGCGCGGGAGGCCGGCGACCTCGGCGCGATGGCCTGGGCGATGTGGAGCGGCGGCACGCTCGCCCGGCAGCGGGGCGCCCTGGCGCTGGCGTACCGGCTGCTGCGGCTCGCGGCCGAGCTGGGCGAGCGGGGCGGGGACGTCGTCGTCCGCGGCTACTCCCTCGCGGGGCTCGCCGAGACCGGGCGGATACAGGGTGACTACCAGGCCGTCGGCGAGCTGCACGAGCAGCTCCTCGCGGAGGCCCGCCGCCGCGGTGAGGCCCGGCACACCGTGTGGGCGCTGGAGGGCATCGCGCAGATGCACCGCAACACCGGCTCGTACGACCGGGCCCTGGAGCTGTTCGAGGAGGCCGCCGAGACGGCCGGCCGGGCCGACGACCGGCGGGGCCGGGCGTGGGCGCTGCGCGGCATAGCCGACGTCGTCTCGGTACGGGACGGGGACGTGGAGCGGGCGCTGGCGCTGCTCTCCGAGGCCGAGGTCGCCTGCCGTGAGATGGAGCTGTCGAGCGCGCTCGCGTACAACCACAAGATGCGCGGCAACGTCCTGTACCGGGCCGGTCGGTACGCCGAGGCGCGGGACAGGTACGCGGGGGCGCTGGAGGAGTTCCGCGCCATGGACGAGCCGCGCGGCACGGCGCTGTCCCGGCTGGGGCTCGCCAAGGCCCTCGCCCGGCTCGGCCGCGACACCGCGGAGACCGCCGCCGAGCTCGCCGAACTGCGCGACACGCTGAACCGCATCGGGCTGCGCCACGCCCGCGACATGGTCGAGAAGGCGGCCGCCGAACTGGGCGCCGGACCACTGCCGTCCGGCGAGGAGGAGGCCCCGCGATGA
- a CDS encoding RICIN domain-containing protein, which yields MVNHRPDSGDPRTWDPEATRYLPPTGHPHPQPGHEAPGYDTPVHDVPGHDVPGGYDARGYGVPGYGVPGHGVPGHGVPGYDVPAYDAPAYDAPAYDAPAYDAPAYDAPAYDAPAYDAPGYAPTADSASVSDATQVLPPTPAYDASASDATQLLPPTPAYETSVSDATQVLRPVPAHAPSASDATQVLPPTPAYGAEGYGPPPPAESTRPLPRVVDELPHHTPRTTPRATSRTAPDDARRRGPSRVVLVGAAIAACAVLGLGIGAVLSGGDGDPAPAAAGTATAGSGAATAPPAAPTPAPTPSASATESRPPVPAGQFVLFDAATGRAADVSAAATNDGAPVIVWERHAQANQQWLVADLGDGHVQIKAVHSGLCLQPVEPVGAGAAVVQRPCVDSDAQRWLPAPSADATTHTLSLKGWGLVLAPAGPENGAAMSLQAPDPTAPHGWTLQPVA from the coding sequence ATGGTGAACCACCGACCGGACAGCGGCGACCCGCGGACCTGGGACCCGGAGGCGACGCGGTACCTTCCACCGACCGGCCACCCCCACCCGCAGCCGGGCCATGAGGCCCCGGGGTATGACACCCCGGTCCACGACGTCCCGGGACACGACGTACCCGGCGGGTACGACGCCCGGGGGTACGGGGTCCCGGGGTACGGCGTCCCGGGCCACGGCGTCCCGGGCCACGGCGTACCGGGGTACGACGTACCGGCGTATGACGCACCCGCATACGACGCACCCGCATACGACGCACCCGCATACGACGCACCCGCATACGACGCACCCGCATACGACGCACCCGCATACGACGCACCCGGGTATGCCCCCACCGCCGACTCCGCCTCGGTCTCCGACGCGACGCAGGTCCTGCCCCCCACCCCCGCCTACGACGCGTCCGCCTCGGACGCGACACAGCTCCTCCCACCCACCCCCGCGTACGAGACCTCTGTCTCCGACGCCACGCAGGTCCTCCGTCCCGTCCCCGCCCACGCCCCGTCCGCCTCCGACGCGACGCAGGTCCTGCCCCCCACCCCCGCCTACGGCGCGGAGGGATACGGGCCGCCGCCCCCGGCGGAGTCGACGCGGCCCCTGCCGCGCGTCGTCGACGAACTCCCGCACCACACGCCCCGAACGACGCCCCGCGCCACATCCCGTACGGCGCCCGACGACGCCCGCCGTCGCGGCCCGTCGCGGGTGGTCCTCGTCGGTGCGGCCATCGCCGCGTGCGCCGTCCTGGGCCTGGGGATCGGAGCCGTGCTCAGCGGCGGCGACGGGGACCCCGCGCCCGCCGCGGCCGGTACGGCGACCGCAGGATCGGGCGCCGCCACCGCGCCCCCGGCAGCTCCCACGCCCGCTCCCACGCCGTCCGCCTCCGCGACGGAGTCGCGGCCGCCGGTCCCGGCGGGACAGTTCGTCCTGTTCGACGCGGCGACCGGCCGGGCCGCCGACGTGTCGGCCGCCGCCACCAACGACGGTGCCCCGGTCATCGTCTGGGAGCGCCACGCCCAGGCCAACCAGCAGTGGCTCGTGGCCGACCTGGGCGACGGGCACGTGCAGATCAAGGCGGTCCACTCGGGGCTCTGCCTCCAGCCGGTCGAGCCGGTCGGGGCGGGCGCCGCCGTCGTCCAGCGCCCCTGTGTCGACAGCGACGCCCAGCGCTGGCTGCCCGCCCCGTCCGCCGACGCGACGACGCACACCCTCAGCCTCAAGGGGTGGGGGCTGGTCCTGGCACCGGCAGGACCGGAGAACGGCGCCGCGATGAGCCTCCAGGCCCCCGATCCGACCGCACCGCACGGCTGGACGCTCCAGCCCGTCGCGTAG
- a CDS encoding VOC family protein, giving the protein MAVQPEGMPCWADAMFTDVEGAKRFYADVLGWTFGHAQTEYGNYVQAYADGRAVAAVVPPMPGQDGGTPPPAWCLYLASPDVAATARKVRENGGEVLMEPMAVGDFGSMLLARDPGGVTFGVWEAGTHEGFEVRAVPGAYCWAEVYTRDVAASDAFFPAVFPFTVKRLEDAHMDFKVFELDDAPVLGRMRMDGDFPAEVPPYINVYFTVEDVDAAIGRATTHGGKVVFGPMDSPFGRFAALLDPQGAAFSVIDVTRTEGEMPALTAES; this is encoded by the coding sequence ATGGCTGTGCAACCCGAGGGCATGCCCTGCTGGGCCGACGCGATGTTCACCGACGTCGAGGGCGCGAAGCGCTTCTACGCCGACGTGCTGGGCTGGACGTTCGGCCATGCCCAGACCGAGTACGGCAACTACGTCCAGGCGTACGCGGACGGCCGGGCCGTCGCCGCCGTCGTCCCGCCGATGCCGGGGCAGGACGGCGGGACACCGCCGCCCGCCTGGTGCCTGTACCTCGCCTCGCCGGACGTCGCGGCGACCGCGCGCAAGGTGCGCGAGAACGGCGGTGAGGTGCTCATGGAACCCATGGCCGTGGGCGACTTCGGCTCGATGCTGCTCGCCCGGGACCCCGGCGGTGTCACCTTCGGCGTCTGGGAGGCCGGTACCCACGAGGGGTTCGAGGTGCGGGCCGTGCCCGGCGCCTACTGCTGGGCCGAGGTCTACACGCGCGACGTCGCGGCGTCCGACGCCTTCTTCCCGGCCGTCTTCCCCTTCACGGTGAAGCGGCTGGAGGACGCCCACATGGACTTCAAGGTCTTCGAGCTCGACGACGCCCCAGTCCTGGGCCGTATGAGGATGGACGGCGACTTCCCGGCCGAGGTGCCGCCGTACATCAACGTCTACTTCACCGTCGAGGACGTCGACGCGGCGATCGGCCGGGCCACCACGCACGGCGGGAAGGTGGTGTTCGGGCCGATGGACAGCCCGTTCGGCCGGTTCGCGGCGCTGCTCGACCCGCAGGGCGCGGCGTTCTCGGTGATCGACGTGACCAGGACGGAGGGCGAGATGCCCGCCCTCACGGCCGAGAGCTGA
- a CDS encoding MerR family transcriptional regulator translates to MANDQRWHMRIGEVAELTGLPLRSIRHYEDAGLVAPSACSRGGLHLYTPADVERLGVVRRMRRLEFTLDEIRELLGIVDRIAVVDDPPGDEELETLRARLEVYRRTVDTRCAVLGARLREAEDFAATLRAVADHLDHDRVG, encoded by the coding sequence ATGGCGAACGATCAGCGGTGGCACATGAGGATCGGCGAGGTCGCGGAGCTGACCGGGCTGCCGCTGCGCAGCATCCGTCACTACGAGGACGCGGGCCTCGTCGCCCCGTCCGCGTGCAGCAGGGGCGGCCTGCACCTGTACACCCCGGCCGACGTGGAGCGGCTCGGGGTCGTGCGCCGCATGCGGCGGCTCGAGTTCACCCTGGACGAGATCCGCGAACTGCTGGGCATCGTCGACCGGATCGCGGTGGTCGACGACCCGCCCGGTGACGAGGAGCTGGAGACGCTGCGGGCGCGCCTGGAGGTGTACCGGCGGACCGTCGACACCCGGTGCGCGGTCCTCGGCGCCCGTCTGCGCGAGGCCGAGGACTTCGCGGCGACCCTCCGCGCGGTCGCCGACCACCTCGACCACGACCGCGTCGGCTGA
- a CDS encoding archease, with product MNGEVPVPRSGGGGHRALPHTADVRIEAWGASREQCLGEAVLALVESFADVSAAHADAVRRVRLDEVADDDLLADLLDEVVFRVDEFGEVPVDVEVETTDEGGLDVRLAVAALRRVPITGAVPSAVSWHVLRMGPGPHGWSCAVTVDV from the coding sequence ATGAACGGTGAGGTCCCCGTACCGCGTTCCGGCGGAGGCGGCCACCGGGCGCTGCCGCACACGGCCGACGTGCGCATCGAGGCGTGGGGCGCCAGCCGCGAGCAGTGCCTCGGGGAGGCGGTGCTCGCACTGGTGGAGTCGTTCGCCGACGTGTCGGCGGCCCACGCGGACGCGGTGCGGCGGGTGCGGTTGGACGAGGTGGCCGACGACGACCTGCTGGCCGACCTCCTGGACGAGGTGGTCTTCCGGGTGGACGAGTTCGGTGAGGTTCCCGTGGACGTCGAGGTGGAGACGACCGACGAGGGCGGCCTCGACGTCCGGCTCGCCGTGGCGGCGCTGCGGCGGGTGCCGATCACCGGAGCGGTGCCGAGCGCCGTGTCGTGGCACGTGCTCCGCATGGGACCGGGCCCGCACGGCTGGTCCTGCGCCGTGACGGTGGACGTCTGA
- a CDS encoding MerR family transcriptional regulator, producing the protein MAPGARRSTPADNLDDDDYPAYSMGRAAELIGTSPAFLRALGEAGLITPPRSGGGHRRYSRRQLRMAARARELVDQGTPVEAACRIIVLEDDLAEALRINDELRRDDPEDTGPGDGAGPGEGAGPPDVSGSGDGSGSSGAGPGD; encoded by the coding sequence ATGGCTCCAGGAGCGCGACGCAGCACCCCCGCCGACAACCTCGACGACGACGACTACCCCGCGTACAGCATGGGGCGCGCCGCGGAGCTGATCGGGACGTCCCCGGCCTTCCTCCGCGCACTCGGAGAGGCGGGGCTCATCACACCGCCGCGGTCCGGCGGCGGGCACCGCAGGTACTCACGGCGCCAGCTGCGCATGGCCGCTCGGGCCCGCGAGCTGGTGGACCAGGGCACGCCCGTCGAGGCGGCGTGCCGGATCATCGTCCTGGAGGACGACCTGGCCGAGGCCCTTCGCATCAACGACGAACTCCGTCGGGACGACCCCGAGGACACCGGGCCGGGAGACGGTGCCGGGCCGGGAGAGGGTGCCGGGCCCCCGGACGTCTCCGGATCCGGTGACGGCTCCGGCTCGTCGGGGGCCGGCCCGGGCGACTGA
- a CDS encoding sulfite exporter TauE/SafE family protein: MKTLVLLALAGLGAQLVDGALGMAYGVTSTSLLLAFGTHPAGASATVHLAEIGTTLASGAAHWRFGNVDWKVVARIGVPGAVGAFAGATFLSGLSTALAAPLTALILLGLGLYVLGRFTLLGLPTGNVGKPLRRRFLAPLGVAAGFLDATGGGGWGPVGTPALLAGGRLEPRKVIGSVDTSEFLVAVAASLGFLVGLGSQGIDPTWAAALLAGGLVAAPLAAWLVRHLPARVLGAAVGGLIVLTNVRTLLRSDGVSAGGATQGAVYALVCAVWAAAVAHAVRAHRRQNAPDAAADIADSAADIAADADTDVDADAAGTPVVAVGAVGAPEPEAAGAVHAPDAARRGPTGRSGPTARRVTSARRVTSARRVTFVRRLRSGRGPVASRGLPPAGGSAPAGGSAPAGGG; this comes from the coding sequence GTGAAGACGCTGGTCCTGCTGGCCCTGGCGGGGCTCGGCGCGCAACTCGTCGACGGTGCCCTGGGAATGGCCTACGGCGTCACGTCGACGAGCCTGCTGCTCGCCTTCGGTACGCACCCGGCCGGCGCCTCCGCGACCGTCCACCTCGCGGAGATCGGCACCACGCTCGCCTCCGGGGCGGCCCACTGGCGGTTCGGGAACGTCGACTGGAAGGTCGTCGCCCGGATCGGCGTTCCCGGCGCGGTCGGTGCCTTCGCCGGCGCGACCTTCCTGTCCGGCCTCTCCACCGCCCTCGCCGCGCCGCTGACGGCGCTGATCCTGCTGGGCCTCGGCCTCTACGTGCTCGGCCGCTTCACCCTGCTCGGCCTGCCCACCGGCAACGTCGGCAAGCCCCTGCGCAGACGCTTCCTCGCACCGCTCGGCGTGGCCGCCGGGTTCCTCGACGCGACGGGCGGCGGCGGGTGGGGCCCGGTCGGCACCCCGGCCCTCCTGGCCGGTGGCCGCCTGGAGCCGCGCAAGGTCATCGGCTCGGTCGACACCAGCGAGTTCCTGGTCGCGGTCGCCGCGAGCCTCGGCTTCCTCGTCGGGCTCGGCTCGCAGGGCATCGACCCCACCTGGGCCGCCGCCCTGCTCGCGGGCGGCCTCGTCGCCGCGCCGCTCGCCGCCTGGCTGGTACGCCACCTCCCGGCGCGCGTGCTCGGGGCGGCCGTGGGCGGTCTCATCGTCCTGACCAATGTCCGGACGCTGCTGCGCTCCGACGGCGTCTCGGCCGGGGGCGCCACGCAGGGAGCGGTGTACGCGCTGGTGTGCGCCGTGTGGGCGGCGGCCGTGGCCCACGCCGTCCGCGCACACCGCCGCCAGAACGCCCCCGACGCCGCTGCTGACATCGCCGACTCCGCCGCGGACATCGCCGCGGACGCGGATACAGATGTGGATGCGGATGCGGCCGGGACGCCCGTGGTGGCGGTGGGGGCAGTGGGGGCGCCCGAGCCGGAGGCCGCCGGCGCGGTGCACGCCCCCGACGCCGCCCGGCGCGGCCCCACCGGCCGGAGCGGACCCACCGCCCGGCGGGTCACCTCCGCCCGGCGGGTCACCTCCGCCCGGCGGGTCACCTTCGTCCGGCGGCTCCGCTCCGGCCGGGGGCCTGTTGCGTCCCGTGGGCTCCCTCCGGCCGGTGGGTCCGCTCCGGCCGGTGGGTCCGCTCCGGCCGGTGGGGGGTGA
- the pspAB gene encoding PspA-associated protein PspAB: MGFLDALLGRSRPARPDLDRLFALPGAALTLEAATGFTPTGAGSVCFAGVEGGAFARVRDEVRELLDADTGRGGVPVEPSRDAYGYGWLLARHPPDGLPALVTDLHAVNTLLREAGFGPHLLCSLVGFRDPRDGRRLALVYLYKRGSFYPFAPLVGERRDTALELQVRAVLADELRVEADLGRWFPVWGAPGLD; encoded by the coding sequence ATGGGCTTCCTCGACGCGCTGCTGGGCCGTTCCCGGCCGGCGCGGCCCGACCTGGACCGGCTGTTCGCCCTGCCGGGCGCGGCGCTGACGCTGGAGGCGGCGACGGGCTTCACGCCCACGGGCGCCGGGTCGGTCTGCTTCGCCGGGGTGGAGGGCGGGGCGTTCGCGCGGGTCCGCGACGAGGTGCGGGAGCTGCTCGACGCGGACACCGGGCGCGGCGGCGTGCCGGTGGAGCCGAGCCGTGACGCGTACGGGTACGGCTGGCTGCTGGCCCGGCACCCGCCGGACGGGCTGCCCGCCCTGGTCACCGACCTGCACGCGGTGAACACGCTGCTGCGGGAGGCCGGTTTCGGGCCGCACCTGCTCTGCTCCCTCGTCGGCTTCCGCGACCCGCGGGACGGGCGGCGCCTGGCGCTCGTGTACCTGTACAAGCGCGGGTCGTTCTACCCCTTCGCGCCGCTCGTGGGGGAGCGGCGGGACACGGCGCTGGAGCTCCAGGTGCGGGCCGTGCTGGCGGACGAGCTGCGCGTGGAGGCCGACCTGGGCCGTTGGTTCCCCGTCTGGGGCGCCCCGGGCCTCGACTGA
- a CDS encoding cold-shock protein: MATGVVKWFNAEKGFGFIQQDGGGADVFAHYSNIATSGFRELQEGQKVTFDVTQGQKGPQAENILPA, from the coding sequence ATGGCTACTGGCGTAGTGAAGTGGTTCAACGCTGAAAAGGGCTTCGGCTTCATCCAGCAGGACGGTGGCGGCGCCGACGTGTTCGCCCACTACTCCAACATCGCGACCTCCGGCTTCCGCGAGCTGCAGGAAGGCCAGAAGGTCACCTTCGACGTCACGCAGGGCCAGAAGGGCCCGCAGGCGGAGAACATCCTCCCCGCCTGA
- a CDS encoding STAS domain-containing protein, which translates to MNDSTTCPILPLEPLEPLEGLDSLAPRAPLAGTPGTPGPASALPPAPVAPAGPVAPYALPARPAAPGGAGVRSCTTAADTLTIRLAGEVDRYSAAPLRVVLTVAVVYGYRGLVLDATAVTFCDSALLDVVAWWQRDRRRLRLVPSGAVDRLLRAARAAGAAPVITPHRPERTHRPERTHRPEGAHGTQQAPGRSGAAGRR; encoded by the coding sequence GTGAACGACTCGACGACCTGCCCGATACTGCCCCTTGAGCCCCTTGAGCCCCTTGAGGGCCTTGATTCCCTGGCGCCTCGCGCGCCCCTCGCCGGCACGCCCGGCACTCCCGGTCCCGCATCCGCGCTGCCGCCCGCGCCCGTCGCCCCCGCCGGGCCCGTCGCCCCGTATGCGCTGCCTGCCCGGCCCGCGGCGCCCGGTGGCGCCGGTGTCCGCTCCTGTACGACCGCCGCCGACACGCTCACCATCCGGCTCGCCGGCGAAGTCGACCGGTACAGCGCCGCCCCGCTGAGGGTGGTGCTGACGGTGGCGGTCGTCTACGGGTACCGCGGACTCGTCCTGGACGCCACGGCGGTCACCTTCTGCGACTCGGCGCTCCTCGATGTCGTTGCGTGGTGGCAGCGGGACCGGCGGCGGCTGCGGCTCGTCCCCTCCGGGGCGGTCGACCGCCTGCTGCGCGCGGCCCGCGCGGCGGGCGCCGCACCGGTCATCACCCCCCACCGGCCGGAGCGGACCCACCGGCCGGAGCGGACCCACCGGCCGGAGGGAGCCCACGGGACGCAACAGGCCCCCGGCCGGAGCGGAGCCGCCGGACGAAGGTGA